One stretch of Ancylobacter sp. IITR112 DNA includes these proteins:
- a CDS encoding NYN domain-containing protein, which translates to MAIDSAGTLALLIDGDNATPKIITGLLAEIANYGTASVKRIYGDWTKPNLNGWKECLLEHSIQPVQQFAYTTGKNATDGAMIIDAMDLLYTGRFSGFCIVSSDSDFARLAARIREQGVIVYGFGERKTPRPFITACDKFVYFDVLNTAGEQKEAEAVAAPKAAAAKPAPAKAALDRAALDMLAKAVTASADEDGRANLARVGAHLAKQSPDFDARNYGFPRLSDLVEASGIVEVERIGENPKIIMVRLKGGPAPRPAR; encoded by the coding sequence ATGGCAATAGACAGCGCCGGAACACTTGCGTTGCTGATCGACGGCGACAATGCCACGCCGAAAATCATAACCGGGCTGCTAGCTGAGATTGCCAACTATGGCACTGCCAGCGTCAAGCGCATCTATGGCGATTGGACCAAACCGAACCTCAACGGCTGGAAAGAGTGCCTGCTGGAACACTCGATTCAGCCGGTCCAGCAGTTCGCCTATACGACCGGGAAGAACGCCACTGACGGCGCGATGATTATCGACGCGATGGACTTGCTCTATACCGGCCGCTTCTCCGGTTTCTGCATCGTCTCAAGTGATAGCGACTTTGCCCGCCTGGCCGCGCGCATCCGTGAGCAAGGCGTCATCGTCTATGGGTTCGGGGAGCGCAAGACCCCCCGCCCTTTCATCACCGCTTGCGACAAGTTCGTCTATTTCGACGTGCTCAACACGGCCGGGGAACAGAAGGAAGCGGAAGCCGTCGCCGCACCTAAAGCGGCCGCCGCCAAGCCTGCTCCGGCGAAAGCGGCACTCGATCGCGCTGCCCTCGACATGCTGGCGAAAGCTGTCACCGCCTCGGCCGACGAAGACGGCCGCGCCAATCTGGCCCGCGTCGGCGCGCACCTGGCGAAACAGTCGCCGGATTTCGACGCCCGCAACTATGGCTTTCCCCGTCTCTCCGATCTGGTCGAGGCGTCGGGCATTGTCGAGGTCGAGCGCATTGGCGAAAATCCGAAAATCATCATGGTTCGCCTCAAGGGCGGACCAGCCCCTCGCCCCGCTAGATAG
- a CDS encoding mobilization protein has product MARKTIEQRLAELDAQRATLKARLGKQERANDTRRKVLLGALVLHRLESGKDEEFSRRLREWLKRELPDFLTRPGDKELFADLIASAPARETTDSAGGAAS; this is encoded by the coding sequence ATGGCGCGCAAGACGATCGAACAGCGGTTGGCCGAGCTGGATGCGCAGCGCGCCACCCTCAAGGCCCGGCTCGGCAAACAGGAGCGCGCCAATGATACCCGCCGCAAGGTGCTGCTCGGCGCGCTCGTTCTGCATCGCCTCGAAAGCGGCAAGGATGAGGAATTTTCCCGACGCCTCCGCGAATGGCTCAAGCGCGAGCTACCCGACTTCCTGACGCGCCCCGGAGATAAGGAACTCTTTGCCGATCTGATCGCCAGCGCGCCGGCCAGGGAGACGACAGACAGCGCCGGGGGGGCCGCCTCATGA